DNA from Vulpes vulpes isolate BD-2025 chromosome 9, VulVul3, whole genome shotgun sequence:
AAACCATAGTGGGGCCTGCACGATGATAATCTGCAGTCtctatttttgaaaagatgtgtTTTTGTGTGCCTTTAAATACCCTTTCATTCTCCAGCAGAGCCCACCCTACTCTAATCCTGTTCCTTTCTTGTGATTCTACCAAGAGAAAATTTtagctttaaatatttaacatttacgTTTGTGCCCTCGTGGCCATGTGGACGGTGTCAAATGGGGTAGGGAGAAACTGGAGGCAATaattaagtatttattgataGAGTATGTGGAGGCAGGAAAATGAGGGGTTAATACAAAATAGTTGAGTGTAATTGGAGTGCAGTAATGTGTTGCGATTGTGatatagtaaatgaaaaaaaagctaGTTGCAAAACCATATtcagtatgatctcatttttataaaaatttttataaaaatgtgtgtaGAAAAATATCTGGATTGAAGACCTCAATGGCTGAAGGCGAGAGGAAGACAGCCCTGGAAATGGTCCAGGCAGCTGGAACAGATAGACACTGTGTGACATTTGTATTGCACGAAGAGGACCATACCCTAGGAAATTCTCTTCGTTACATGATCATGAAGAACCCGGAAGTGGAATTTTGTGGTTACACTACAACCCATCCTTCAGAGAGCAAAATTAATTTACGCATTCAGACTCGAGGTGCTCTTCCAGCTGTTGAGCCATTTCAGAGAGGCTTGAATGAGCTCATGAATGTCTGCCAACATGTGCTTGACAAGTTTGAGGCCAGCATAAAGGAATATAAGGATCAAAAAGCAAGCAGAAATGAATCCACATTCTAGTCCCTTATGCACTATACGGGGAGGACTATCCTCTAGGATATTCTCTTCGTGATCTTGCAAAACCAGAAGTAGAAGTTTGTGATTACAACTCCATCTGCCCTTCACAAAGGCGTGCTTCTAGCTATTACCCATTACAGCTGCTGGAATCCCTGCAAGAACCTTTGTACTCATCTAATAAATTCCCTCTTTTATTTAAACTAATTTGAGTGGTTTCTCTTGCTTCATCTGGTAGATTGACTGTTTTAGGGggttatttggtttgtttttttttcttttaattgagcCAACAGTGAACGTAAGAAAGCTAGGAGAATATTAGAGACCTAGACAAAGACTTTGATCAAGAGAATTCAAAAGAATGTGCACTTGTGGCTATGattggggaagagggagagatgcAATAGAGCGTGAGCACAGACTGTGGtgggtttaaaaaagaaaggtggaagtGGGAGGAGGATTTAGCTTCTTGCTAGATATTTTTTAGTAATTCATGAGAGAATTTGCATCTTTTACTATGAACTGCTGGGTTCAAGCGTGGGGAATAATTTGAAAGAATTGTGAGAATTTTGGATTCACAGGAGAGTTAGGATCTAGTTCTACCTTTGTGGTTGCATATATAGGATGGATGCCAGTTTACTGCTTTAATTTCAGGacactaataaaatattttgtcagaaaCGACCTGAGTAGGTCGAGAGTTTATactgtaaaagaagaaaactgggatGATCAGGGAACATCTTCAGTCCTTAGGTGTGTATCTAAGTATATAGCCCAGGGTTACAAtaaggatgaagaaaaaaatttccaagttgggaaagtgattttttttttttttgaccttaaAATACTAGTGAACCTCTTCAAGGTGTCCTGTTAGTCTCATCAGCCTTGTCTGCTAGCTGTGCTACACCAACTTGTCTCTTAAATCTCGTTAACCTTTGACCTGAGCACCTCACTCCCAGCACTCTGTGCTTTGGGGTCTTTGTTTTTGCTGTTCCATATTCTTGGAACACCCTTACTCTTCTACACTCTAGGGTAGGTGAGAACTTAGTGGTCAAGACTCCCACCCTGGTTTGGGGACTTGCATGTACTTTCATTTTACTCCTGTGTTTCATGGTCTTGGATTTACTATGCTGTTGTTAGTGCTTATGTTGTCTACCCACTATACTGACTTGCAACCCGATGCCTGGTGGGTAGTAGGCAATTAGAAAATACTGGCTAAATCCATATTGGTAGTTATGGCCCGTAGCCTTTTATTCACTCCAATCAGACCTCTTTCTACTACTCTGCCACAGAACCTACATTTCCTATACTCAGTCAACGTGTTTGGATAAATACATTTCtgtatttatggagcacctggtACATACCAGGCCCTGGATAGAACACTATTGGATGAGACATGGGTCTTGTTCTCATAGAACATACATTATAATAGgattgaagttatttttttaaagttgtaattctttgaaaacataggaaggatcaagaaagaaaacatgagaggGGAATTGCTTTTGGTATGAAAGTCAGGGAGGTTCATCCAGAGATTACAGGAAGAGAAGGAGCTAACTGCCCAAAGGAGAGGAAGTATTCTGGCAGGATAGCTTTGTAAAGGTCTTGAAGCTGAAAACCTGTGGTCTGAGAAATTAAAGATATTGAAAAATTGCTTATATGCAGCATGGTAAGCAAGGAAGAGAAGGGCCTAGGCTATGGATATGGTGGGAAGAAGGGTTGGGGTGGTAAGGGTTTGGATTTTAAGTACAATGGGAATGACATCTGAATACTCTGATGACAGTGTGGAGGGATGAATTATCGAGAGGAACTGTGTCATTGGCCTAGAAGGGCAGCAAGCTAGTGATGGACAAAAGGGttgatttgaaatatattttagaactGAATTGgtacaggggcagcccgggtggctcagcggtttagtgccgccttcagcctggggtgtcttcctggagacccgggatcgagtcccacatcgggctccctgcatggagcctgcttctccctctgcctgtgtctctgcctctctcctttctgtgtattctcataaataaataaataaaatcttaaaaaaaaaaaaactgaattggTACAGAATTGGTAGTCCTCAGGTACtggtggtggaaggtgaggaaACAGGACTTCAACTTCGGTTTGGGGCCAAATGGGAGGCTTACGGGGAAAAATAGGTTGGAAAGTGGAAAAGGTAACGAATCAAAAGTTCCATTTTGACTGTGGTAGATGGTGAATATGTGAGTTGGAGGCCATGAAAAACATCTGAGCTGGAGAGAAACTTTGTGAGTTCTTGTCATAAAGATGATGTAAATCCATTAAAAGGAGTATGGTCAAAGAAGTAGGCCCAAAACCAAGCCCTGAAGAAGCTCGGCATTAAAGATTGGGTACAAAAGTAGCAACCCGTGAGGTGTAGAAAGTGGTGTTTTGGAAGCCAGTGCTTTCAGAGAGGGGAAAAATGTTGAAAGGGACACACGAGGACAGAAAAGTATTGATTGGCATTAACAAGGAGGTTGTCGAGCTCCGGGCATGTTAGTTTAGTGCCCAAGAAGGCTAAACATCAGCACTCATTGTATAGAAAAAGGGCTTAGTTTGGGTTTTCTAATCAAAAAAATATACTGTCCAGCACTGGAGGGCTAAATGTCAGTGGGAGCAGGGATGACGGAGGTCAAAGTCCTAGTACTAGGCTAGGAAGTGTTCTAGAATGATTTTAAAGAGATTCTGGAAAGCTGGAAAGCCAGTGTCATTGGAAGGAAATTAGCACTTGAAGATATAAGGAAAGCCTAAAGGGATAGGTGGGAAAGGATCAAAAATGGCTTTGCCTCATCTATAATTTTGCCTCTGAGTATTCCTGTGGGGAGGGTAAACAGGATTATTTAAATGATGTTGAATACCTCTGAACCAAGAAACCAAGACCTTCAGGAGATGAAAGAGAAGCTTAATTAGTGGACATAGAGGCGTAGGATAATGATAGTAAACCGAAGTAATTAATAATAGCAGTACATGTGGGAAATGCACCCATTGGTGACCACCACCACAGCTCATTGCTTCATTGCTCTTAAGAGAATTTATCATCACTGGTAATTGACTTGCTGCCTTGAATCTCTTAGGGTGGCTATAAACTCACAGGTTCATACAAAACACCTTCAGAAGgcagatgagaaggaaaaaactGAGCAGGACAGTCAGGATAACCAAGAGTCATGTATAAGTGGGAGGAAACCGTACATGAAGTCTGTGGAACCTGAAGTTTGAACTGGTCTGTAAAAGGATGAGGGAGATAAATAGGAGTCAAATGCATTTATATAAACTGTGAAGAAATAACTTGATCAGTACCTCTGATTTACTCTCTAATAGCTTTTCACTCTAAATAaactaatattaattatttaaaattagacATCTTGTTCAGCTATAAAGTACTAGACCTTTTAAAGAGCcaatcattaaataaaatgattacataCCAAAGGcttgtaatatataataatttgagTACTTGTGCAGCACTTtctattttcaaagcactttacaaactaattatttataaattgcatATAGCTGTAACATGTAAGTGCTCTAATTGGTATAACACACAAGTGCCTACAAAATCTCtgtagtgataaaaaaaaaaaagtctacacaAAAGATGGACCATCTAGTACCATTCTGACCAGGGTGTCTTGCATTACAAGAAATGTGAAAGCATATCAAGTTCTATGGCACACCATTCCCCaccctttttttgtttccttgagaCATTAAGATTGTACATAGTCCCCAGATCACTAGACAAAAGTCATCTTTTTGGTTAGCATAATTTAAAGTCAGAGACGATCTTTGTAACATCCCTCAGACTGGGCCTCTAGGAAGTGTACCCAAATCCACTAGTCTGCTTTCAAATACTTTCAAAGAACCCAAATCTAGCCCTTTTATCCTGAgattcttagtttttgtttttgtttttctcctctatttGAAACTTTATAAACTGTCCTAATACAATTACTATGTgatctgtgatttcttttttaagatttttaaaaatttatttattcatgagagacagagagagagaggcaggctccctgacatgggactcaatccctggtgtccaggatcactccctgggccaaaggcaggcactcaactgctgagccacccaagctgccctgatctatgatttttttaaaatgatttctctccaaaaaaaaaaaaaaaaagactatctccATACCTAGATTATTAGATCTCTGTACAGCAAATATGAACCTAGTACCGGCACAACCCTAAGAAATGGAGATTAACAATATAATACGGGTCTGTTGTAAAAAGCCTTCTGTGGTTTTGGAGAGGGCAGGCAACAATCAtacacttgaaaaagaaaaaatagtatttacaaTGAGGTGCCCTAACATGCAGTGTTGAGTATTATGTGCTAAACACAGACCAGGATGGGTGAGAGATGCTCGTGAAATGAGGATTATTCCATGAGCACCTACTCTGGCAGCTACTGTCCTAGGCACTAGAGAGAGCAACTAATATGGGCATAGTCTGCATTCTAGTAAGTCATGGAGCACTGAAGTTGGCCaacttgtaaaataaatacagtattccAGAATAAATCGTTTTTTCTTTCCCAGTGTTAAGGAGCCAGTAAAGATTCCTGAGATAGTTAATGccccaaagtttttatttttttcatcccttACCTGCACAGAGTGAGTGGAAGGAAACATTGCAAGAGAACAGCACGTTAGGTGGAATTTTAACAGTCCAGGTGTAATGTGAGGAGGGCATAAGTGTAGGAATGGAAGTAGGAGGATGGACACTCGAAAACTgctaaataagaattaaaatacttGGAGACAGATTCTGTGTAGTAGTAAAGGTAAAAGAAGAATTGAAAATGGCCCATATACCTGTCCTTTACCCCTTTGTTTTTCTACCACTCCCTCACAACCAAAACCAGTATGGCAGGATTGAccatctcctctcctccccaaccTGTCCTTACTTCTAGGTGTCCCAGCGTGCAGTACCCTCCTTCCCTCACCTGTGTCAGAATTCCCATCTTTAACAAAGATTGGGAATCCAGGGCTACAGGTGGGAAGATTGAGGTCCGGACCCTGAGCAGGATCTTGATCTTGCTGCTGTCTGCCCTCAACCACGTTGCTCTCCTCAAAGggaacatttcattcattcatatttgttCCATAAATATTACTGAGCACATACTATATACAGGCACAGTTTAGGTAGTAAGGATATAGCAGGGAACAAATTGTCCCACAAGTGGTTAATTTTCTAACAGcagatacataaaatacataaatacgtGATGTGATGTAAGGTGGTGGTATAAATGAGAAGTAAAAGAAGGATGGGGATAAGAAGGGTGAGAGATTGAGTAGTTAGGAAAGTCCTTTCAGAGAAGGTAACATTTGAGGAGAGAGATATAAGAGACCAAGGATAAATGAGATTATACCCAGagttttgtaaaaatattcaGCAATGAAAAAGCAAGATTctgaa
Protein-coding regions in this window:
- the LOC112918636 gene encoding DNA-directed RNA polymerases I and III subunit RPAC2 → MEEDQELERKISGLKTSMAEGERKTALEMVQAAGTDRHCVTFVLHEEDHTLGNSLRYMIMKNPEVEFCGYTTTHPSESKINLRIQTRGALPAVEPFQRGLNELMNVCQHVLDKFEASIKEYKDQKASRNESTF